Part of the Paludisphaera borealis genome, CCGGCCGGGAGTGGCTGCCATGTCGCTCGGGGTTCTCGGCCACGTCGAGGATGGCTTGAATCAGAAGGGCTTCGTAGCGGATCCGGGCCTTCTTGCCGAACTCCGCATGTGTTCATTCCAGGATCGTTTCGATATCCCGCTCGGCCTGGGGGGAGAGCCGGTAGAGTTGCATCGATTATTGGCCACCGGCACCGCGTGCGCAGCGATCGGCCGCTCGCCGGCCGAGTCCCCCGATGAAGTCGGCGAGCTGCTGATCCCCTTCGAGCCTCGTCCCTTCACCCCGATCCAGCGAGGAGAACGCCTCGGATGCCAGGCTCCTGAGGACGTTCAGTTTCTCTTCGTCCTCCCTCGACTCCTGCTCCAGCAGCCGCAGACCCGCACGCATTACTTCGCTGGCATTCTTATAACGCCCCGAGGCGACCAGATTCGCCACCAAGTGGTCGTAGTGATCGGTGAGATTCACGTTTCGCGTGGGCATAGTCGACCCTCCTGAGATCGAGTTCATGCTAGGGAAACTGGCAAATATTGTCAATTCGTCCCAGCATGTCGACCGGGGCGATCCCGGCGAGCGCCCGTATCCACGAAATCCCCTGACGGCGAGAAACCGTCGATCCCACGTTCAAAATGCATGATCCGTCGTAAATTAGTAGAAGGGGCGACGACTTCCCCCGCGCGGCGGCTCTTTGACAATTCGGCGGCGAGCTGTTCCGGGGCCGTCCCGATCCTCAATCGACAGCCTCGGGCGATCCGAGAATGACGACGATCGAACCCAATTCGCCAGGGCGGCGAAAGTGGGCGACGGAAGCCGAGCTTGATGGCGATCGACGATCGAAATGACGACGATCGAACCCAATTCGCCAGGGCGGGCGCAAGGGCGGCGGCGGCCGACGACGATCGCACAAAGCCGACGATCGAACTGTCATGAGCCTTTGGCTCACCCCGACCCATGAAAATGGGTTCGGGGTTGGTTATGCTGTGGGGGTCCGGCCCTGGGCGAGAGGCCGTCATTGGCTTTGGTGTCGCGAACCCGCGAAGGAACTTGGCCCCGGCCTCGGCTCGACTTCACGTCGAACCCCGTCCTGTCGCCCCCCGGAAGCGGGGAAGCACGTAGAAGAAACTGCTTTACGCCCCGAGGTCGTCCCACCGGCTCGGACTGCTTCGTTTCCGACCACTCGAGTTGGAGGGGACGTCATGGACATCGTTCACGATCGCTGCGCCGGGCTCGACGTCCACAAGAAGACCGTCGTCGCCTGCGTCCGCCACATCAACCCCGACGGCTCGGTCGCCTCGGTGGTCCACACCTTCGGCACGATGACCGCGGACTTGCTGGCCCTGGCCGACTGGCTCGACGCCCACGGCGTCCGCGAGGTCGCCATGGAGAGCACGGGCGTCTACTGGAAGCCGATCTTCCACATCCTGGAAGGGCGGTTCAACGTGATGCTGGTCAACGCCGGCCGGCTCAAGCAGGTCCCCGGCCGCAAGACCGACGTCAAGGACGCCGAGTGGATCGCCCAGTTGCTCCAGCACGGCCTGCTGTCGCCCAGCTTCATCCCCAAGCCGGAGATCCGCGAGCTTCGCGACCTGACCCGGCAGCGCACCGAGTTGGTCCGCGACCGCGCCGCGGTGGCCAATCGCCTCCAGAAGACGCTGGAGGACGCCAACGTCAAGCTGGGGTCGGTGGCCAGCGACGTCCTGGGGGCCTCGGGACGCGACATGATCCGGGCGATGATCGACGGCCAGGACGACCCGGAGAAGCTGGCCGATCTGGCCAAGCAGCGGCTCCGGGGCAAGATCCCCGAGCTGAGGCGGGCGCTGTTGGGCCGGGTCACCGACCACCACCGCTTCGTGCTCCGGCTGCTGACGGATCAGATCGACGCGTTGGAACGCCTGATCGAGCGGCTGGACGAGCGGATCGACGAGGCCATGAGGCCGTTCGACGAGGCGGCGGGCCGGCTCCAGGGGATCCCCGGAGTGGGGGATCGGGCGGCGGAGGTGATCGTGGGGGAGATCGGGCCGGACGTGGAGTCGTTCCCGACCGCGGGCCACCTCTGCTCCTGGGCGGGGCTGTGCCCGGGCAACGACCAAAGCGCCGGCAAACGCCGCAGCGGCAAGACGACCAAGGGGAGTCCGTGGCTGCGTTCGCTCCTGGTGCAGTCGGCGTGGTCGGCCAGCCACGCCAAGAACACCGCCTTCAGCATCTGCTACCGTCGATGGGTCCCACGACTCGGGAAAAAGAAGGCTCTCATCGCCGTGGCGCACAAGATCCTGGTGGTGATCTGGCACCTGCTCAAGAACGGGGCCGACTACCGCGAACGCCAACTACCAGCCCCTGCAGCCTGACACATGGCCCGGAAGATTTTCAGAAGAACCCAATCCGCCGAAGGCGAGATCCCCTCGTGGTACTTGACCGCCGGCCATCAATCGGCAGGCGATGCCCACACTACAACGTTGCCTCCAAAGGGTTTACGTAAGGCCAGCACCACTCACCTCCCCCATCCATCGGACGACGAGAGGGAACGATTGGATAATCAAAAACAGCGACGATCGAACCCAATCCGCCGGACGGCGGACGTCGGAAGGAACGTCGAATGAATCAAAAACAGCGACGATCGAACCCAATCCGCCGGACGTCGGCGGGGGACAGTGGACGATCAACGGTGATCGTGGGAAATCGGACGATCGAACCCAATTCGCCGGACGGCGGCGCGAGCGAAACGAGCGGCTGATTCCATAAGTAAAGAGAGGCCCGTGCGGCGTCGATCCACCGCCCACCGCACGGGCGATTCGACTGATCTATGCTATGCGATCGCCTGGGCCATCACCATGCCGTCGGCGATGGCGTGGCAGTCGGGGCAGAGGAAGGTGACGTTGAGTGGTTCTTGGTAGTCCCAGTGGTGACGTTGCAAGCGCTGGCGACGGCGACACCACGAACAGACCTTGGGACGATCGATCAAGCCCAGCGACTCGCCGAGGGCGGCCGCGTAACGCGCCGAACGGGTCCGGATGCGCCGGGGGCGAAAGGAGTCGAAACAGATTTCCAGATGACGGCCGAGACGGGAGAACAGGGCTTGCTGACGCTTGCGACGGATTTTTTTCATCGTTCGCAACCCGTGTAATGGATTCGGTGGCCACCTCAAATCGAACGCCGTTAGGACGGGACGACGGGCCGAGCAAACCAATTCTCGCCGGGTTGGACGAGGCGACGCGAAACGACCCGGGAGACGGCTCGTTCTCGACGTTTCCATTATAGAGCAAAAGGAATACCGAGGTCACCGGTTTCGACTCGAATCACGATAGTTTCCTTCGTGAGAATCTTCATACTTCGGGCGGCGGCCGCAAAATGGAAACGACTCGCCGCGGGTGACGGCGCGCGGTATGGTGGATTTTGGTCGTTCGGCACGCCGCGACCGTCCCGACGCTGGGCAGTCTCTGGGCGTTCCTGCATACTTTCGACGCATCATCCGCCGCCGCGGTTCGGACTTTTCGCGAGGCCCCTGGCCATGCCTTCGGATTTCACGGATTCTTCCGATCACAGCGATTGCACCAGCGAGCCTCCGTCGTCGGGTCGATCCTTCGATCGTCGCGCCTTCCTGAAGTCGGGTTGCGCGGGCGTGGTCGCCGGCCGGCTCGCGACAGCTGGGTGCGTCCTGGCCGACGAAGCGCCCCAGGCCGCCGACCATCGGCTGATCGTCCGGACCGAGCGGCCCCTGAACCTGGAGTCCCCCTCCGCCTCCCTCGACTCGTGGCTGACGCCGTCCGAGGAGTTCTTCGTCCGCAGCCACCACGGAGCGCCGGCCGTCGGGCTCAGCCCGTGGGAGATCGCCGTCGAGGGCCTCGTCGAGCGGCCGCTGGCTCTGAGCCTCGACGCCCTGCTCGATCTGGATTCGACGACCCGGCAGGCCGTGCTCCAGTGCGCGGGCAACGGTCGGGCGCTGTTCCGCCCCCGGATGCCGGGGACGCCCTGGGAGCGCGGGGCCGTCGGGCACGCCGAATGGTCGGGCGTCAGCCTCGCCTCGTTGCTCCGGAAGGCCGGGCTCAAGCCGGGCGCGGCCCACGTCCACCTGATCGGCGGCGACGTGCCGCCGAACCCCAAGTCCCCGGCGTTCGTCCGCAGCGTGCCGATCGAAGCGGCGATCGACGCCGGCGCCCTGATCGCCGTCCGCATGAACGGCGAGCCCCTGCCCGTCCTGCACGGCGGCCCGGCGCGGATGGTGGTCCCCGGCTGGGCGGCCAACAACTGGACCAAGTGGATCCGCAAGATCATCGTGTCGGCCGAGGAGTCGCAGGCCTTCTTCATGAAGACCGGCTACCGGCTCGCCCGCCACCCGGTCCCCCGGGCGTCAATCCCGACCCCAAGGACCTCGCCCCCGTGACGTGGATGAATGTGAAATCGCTGATCTCCCGGCCGGGCCTCGGCGAGACGGTCGCGAACCGCCCGCAAGAGGTGCGCGGGGTCGCCTGGACGGGCAAGGGCCATGTGACGAAAGTCGAGTTCTCCACCGACCGCGACCCGACCTGGCAGGTCGCCGAGCTGATCGGCGAGCCCGTGCAGGGGAGCTGGCGGCGGTTCAAGATCGCCTGGACGCCCCCCGCGGCGGGCTCGTACGTCCTCCGCGTCCGGGCGACCGACTCGGAAGGGGACGTCCAGCCCGAGAAGTCGCCGTGGAACAAGAGCGGCTACCTGTGGAACGGTTACGACCAAGTCGCCTGCGTGGTTTCGTGAGATCCTAATATGAAATTATCCGCTGTACTCGCCGTCGTACCGGTCGTCGGGCTGTTGCTCCCCCCGGTCGCCTCGCACTGCCGTTCAGCCGTCCAGGACCAGAAAGCCGCCCAGGACGCGACGCCCAAGACTGCGGACAAGGACGACGAAGAGGACGATGAAGCCGCTTATCGCGAGGTCCTGGCCAAGCGGGCGATCCAGGAAAACTGCCTTATATGTCATGAAGCAGGCATGTACACGAACCAGCGGTTGACCCCGGCGCAGTGGAAGGCGGAGATCGACAAGATGGTCTCGTGGGGGGCGCCCCTGCCGCCGCAGGACCAGCAGGGGGTGATCGATCACCTGGCGAAAACCTACCGGGACGTCGACCCGGCCGTCCCGCCGGGACGCGTCACGCTGGCGACGATCAACTCGCTGGAAATCCCGAGGCCCGGGACCGCCCCCGGGCCCGACGCCGGCGATCCAGCCGCCGGCGCGGAGCTGTACAAGACCAACTGCGCCAACTGCCACGGCCCGACGGCCCTGGGGGGCGACCTCGGGCCGAGCCTGGCCGGCCGGGCGGTCCTGAACAGCCGCAAGGCCTACGACGAGGCCGTCCACAAGGGGGTCCGCAAGATGCCGGCGTTCGACAAGGTGCTGAACGCCTCGCAGCAGCACGACGTCTTCGCCTGGCTGCTTCAGGTCAAACCCTGACCGACCGCGTCAGCTCTGGAGCAGGCTTTCGCGGGCCATCAGGGCGGCGCCGAGGACGGCGGCGTCGTCGCCGAGGGAGGCGCGGACGATCTGGATCTTGCCCTCCGGGTCGGTGAGGATCTGCCGCCGGGCCGAGACGCGGACGAGGTCGAGCCACGAGTCGCCGAGAGCCTGGGCGACCCCCCCGCCGATGATCACGATCTCGGGCCCCAGGACGTTGACGAGCCCCCCCAGCCCCAGGCCGAGGAAGTGGGCGGCGCGGCGGACTTCGCGGACCGCCACGGAGTCGTTGTCGGCGACGGCCTCGGCCAGGTCGCCGCTCTTGAGCCGGCCCCCCTTGCGGGCCATCTTGGCGCCGAGGACCGTCGGCGTCTTCTTCTTGACCGCCTTGGCGACCCGCCCGGCGATCGCCGTCTTGCTCGAAAGCGCCTCCATGCAGCCGCGTTGGCCGCAGCCGCACTTCGGGCCCCCCGCCTTGATGATGATGTGGCCGATCTCACCGGCGTTCTCGGTCGACCCCGTGACGATCCGGCCGTCGACGATGATGCAGCCGCCGATGCCCGTGCCGACGAACGCCGAGATCACGTTGCGGTAGCCCCGCCCCGCCCCCAGGACGAACTCGCCGTAGCCCCCCACGCGGACGTCGTTCCGCACGACGACCGGCGCGTCGAGGACGGCCGCCAGCTCGGGGCCGATCGGGTAGTTCTTGACGTTCAGGTTGGCGCTGAAGAGGATCACGCCGGTATGGACGTCGAGCGGGCCGGGCGAGCCGATCCCCCCCGCGGCGATCGCGTCGCGCGACACGCCGGCCTGAACCAGGGCCTCGTCGACGCACTCGGTCATCGCCTGGAGGATCGCCGGTCCGCCATCTTTCGCCGGCGTCGTGCGCTTGCCGCGCCCGAGGATGCGATTGTCGGCGCTGACCACGCCCGCCAGTATCTTCGTCCCGCCGAGGTCGACACCGACCACCAGGGGACCGCCGTCCAGCCCTGCCATATTCGAACGCTCCCAACCGGTATTGACCACGGCGCGACATCGCCGACGCCCGGACGATTCTACAAGACCAGGCGACGCTTCGGAATGGAACAAAGTTCGTCAATTCGAGGCCGGGGCGTCGGCGGCGGTCTCGGCGGCAAGGATCTCGGCGAGTTCGACCGCGCCGATCGTCTCCCGATCGATCAGCCGCCGGGCGATCCGTTCGAGCGTCGCCTGACGTTCGACGAGGATCCGCCGGGCCTTGGCGAGGGCCTCGTCGAGAATCCGCCGGACTTCGAGATCGATCTCGCGGGCGGTCTGTTCGCTGCAAGCCAGCTCGGGGCCGCCGGCGGCCGAGGGGTCGGACGGGTCGCGGCCGTAGCTCTGCCTCCCCATGACGGGGCTCATGCCGAACTCCAGAACCATGCGGCGGACGATCCGGGTGGCGCGGGTGAGGTCGCTGGTACAGCCGTCGGACGATTCGCCCAGCGCGATCTCCTCGGCGAGCGTCCCCCCCAGCAGGCTGCACACCGCGTGTTCAAGCGAGGTCCGGGTGTGCAGGAAGCGGTCGTCCTCGGGCCGGTAGAGCGTGTAGCCGAGGGCGCCGGCGCCGCGGCCGACGATCGAGACCTTGTGGACCGGGTCGGTCCCGGGAAGGCTGCGGGCGACCAGCGCGTGGCCGGCCTCGTGGAAGGCGATCCGCTCCTTCTCGTCCGGCCGGAGGAGCCGCTGGCGCTTTTCGGGGCCGGCGATCAGGCGTTCGATGCCTTCCTCGAATTCCGGCTGCCCGACCTGGTCCTTGCCCCGCCGCGCCGCCAGGAGCGCCGCTTCGTTGACGAGGTTCGCCAGGTCGGCGCCGACGAAGCCGGGGGTCATAGCGGCGATCTGCCGGAGGTTAAGGCCGTCGGCCAGGGGAACGACCCGGGCGTGGACCTTGAGGATCTGCTCGCGGCCGACGAGGTCGGGACGGTCGACGACCACCTGGCGGTCGAACCGGCCGGGCCGGACCAAGGCGGGGTCGAGCGTCTCGGGGCGGTTGGTGGCGGCCAGCAGGATCACGCCACGGTTGGCGTCGAAGCCGTCCATCTCGACGAGGAGCTGGTTGAGCGTCTGGTCGCGCTCGTCGTGTCCGCCCGATCCCCCCGCGCTTCGGGCCTTGCCGATGGCGTCCAGCTCGTCGATGAAGATCAGGCAAGGGGCCTTGGCCTGGGCGCGGGCGAACAGGCTGCGGACCCGCGCCGCGCCGACGCCGACGAACAGCTCGACGAAATCGGACCCAGAGAGCGAGAAGAACGGCACGCCGGCCTCGCCCGCCACGGCGCGGGCCAGGAGCGTCTTGCCGGTGCCGGGCGCCCCGATCAAGAGCACCCCCTTGGGAATCCGGCCGCCGAGCGACTGGAACTTATCGGGGGTCCGCAGGAAGTCGACGACCTCGCGCAGTTCGTCGACGACCTCCTCGTGGCCGGCCACGCTGTCGAACGTGACCCGAGCCTCGTCGTCGCCGTACACGCGGGGCCGGCTCTTGCTGAAAGCCAGGGCCGACCCGAACCCACCCGAACGGACGAGAATGATCGAGAGGAACGCGATCGTCAGCAGGAACATGATCGCGGGGGCCGCCATCGTCTGGATCGACGACGGCCCGGCCTCGGCGTCGTAGTCGCCGCCGGGGACGTGGGCTTCGAGGAGCCGGATCAGGTCCTCGTCGTGCTCCATGCCGACGCGCGACACCTGGTAGCGGACCGCCCGACCGCCCGAATCCCGCTCGGCGAGGCGGCCAGCGATCGACGTCGGGCCGACGCGGGCCGAGCCGACGCTCCCCTCGGCGAGCCGCTTGCGGAATTGGCCGTAGGAGAGGTTCTGGACCTGGGGTTGCAGCAAGACGAACGTCCCGACGGCCAGGGCGACGACCAGCGCGGCCCCGGCGACGGCGGCGACGAGGTTCCGGCGGCCTCGCCGGTCGTGGATCGAAAAGCGATTCGTGGTGCTCATGTCAGCTCGACGAAGGAGAGACGGACCAACAGGCTTTCAAACGACCGGCGCGTTCCTCCCCCGGTCTCGGTTCCGCAACGCGTCGGGCGGAACGCCGCTGGACGGCGATTTCGACAGCGGGAGGTGAGGGAACGACGGCGGCGGCTCGATCCGGCGCGCCTTGGAAAGGTCGATCCGCTCGTCGGAGAGGTTGACCTCGAACCGTCGGTTGCCGGGAAGCTGGAGCGGGATGCGGACCGTGAACGTGCTCCCCTGCCCAAGCTGGCTGCGAAGGTGGATCTCGCCGCCCAGAAGCTTGGCCAGTTCGCGGACGATCGACAGCCCCAGGCCGGTCCCCTGGTGCTCGCGGATCAGCACGTCGTTCTCCTGGCCGGGCGCCTTCGCCTGGCGGAACTTCTCGAAGATGGTGTCGCGGTCTTCCTCGGCGATGCCGATGCCCGTGTCCTCGACCTCAAGCACGACGAACCGCCCCTCGGTCCGGGCCCGCAGCGTCACGCGGCCCCCCTCGGGCGTGAACTTGATCGCGTTGGAGAGCAGGTTGTAGAGGATCTGACGGATCTTGCCGGGGTCCTGGCGGAGCAGCGGAATCACCTCGTCGAGCCGGCATTCGAGCGTGATGTCCTTGTTGTCTGCCATCGGCCGGGTCAGGTTCGTGAGCGCCTCGCAGACGTCGCGGATCGAGAAGTCCTCGCTCCGGACCTCCATCTTGCCGCTCTCGATCTTGGCCAGGTCGAGGATGTCGTTGATCATCCCCAGGAGCATCTTGCCCGACGTCTGGATGTTGTTGGCGTATCGCTTCTGGCGGTCGTTGAGGCTCTCGTTGCCCCCCAGGACCTCGGAGAAGCCGATGATCGAGTTCAAGGGGGTCCGCAGCTCGTGGCTCATGGTCGCCAGGAAGTCGCTCTTGAGCCGGTTCATCTCGTAGAGCGCCATGTTCGCCTGCGCTAGCTCGTCGACCTTGTAGTCGAGGTCGTTGTTGACGTCGCGGAGCTCTTGCTGCATGGCCACCAGGTTGTGGAGCATCCGGTTGAACGCGTGCGACAGGTCTTCGAACTCGTCGCCGGTCTGGATCTGGCTGCGGATGTTGAGCCGACCCGCCGCGATGGCGTCGGAGACGTCGCGGAGGTGCTTGACCGGCTTGACGATGATGTAGCGGACGATCATGTACGAGGAGACCATCGCCAGGATGGCGGTGACGATGGCGGCGGCGATCAGCATCGCCCGGTTGTTGTTGATCGCCTTCTTGGTGGCTTTGAGCGGATAGTGCACGACGACCGCGCCGGCGAGGTCGCCGGCCTTGACCGGGACCCAGTGCTGGCCGTCGCCGGTCGGCCGCATCATGTGGTTGTCGATGTGGTTGCGGCCAGTCTCGGAGCCTTCGAGCACGCTGTCTTCCCGGCTGTGGCAGTCCATCAGGCAGCTCGACTTGAACGTGACCGCCTGGATGTACTGGTACTCCTCGTCCCCCGCCGTGACATGATCGGCCCACATCGGCGTGCCGTCGGCGAACGTGTAAGGCTTGTCGCGCGGCTTCCCCGTCTTCCCGAGGGCGTCCTCGTCGGTCGCGGACTTGAGGAATCGGGCGAGCGTGTTCCGCTCGAAATCGTCCGAGGGCTGGCGGCTGGTTTTCTTGGGGCTGTAAGGGCTGAGGACGGAGGCCTTGGCGTTGGGCGCCTCGTCAAGCATGGTCAGATCGCCCCAGAGGACGTCGATGACCGCTCCCCAGTTCTCGTTGCCGAGCGCCTTGACGTGGATGTCCTTGAGCGTCGGGTTGACGAACATCCGCGCCGTCTGGGTGGTCTGGTTCTTGACCAGCTCCTCGGTCTTGAGCCCGTAGAGCGTGAAACTGACCGTGACCAGCAGGAAGATGCCGAGTCCGAAGATGAAGCGGCACTTGCGTTCCAGGCTGGTCTCGCCGAGCAGGTGCTTGAAGCTGCGATAGGACACCGGTCAAATCCCTCAACCAGGCTCCAACGATCAACCCGGACCCGACTTCCCGGACCCACGCACCCAACCAACCAAACCGAAGGTCGCAACCGAATTTCCGCCGCGCACCGGCATCACGAAAGGAGTATTCACCCTAATCGAAACGACCCACCCTGGCCAGACGGAGATGGCCGAAGCCGAAATCCGACGATTTCAGCGCTCGATCCCACGCCCGGGTTTGACCTTGCCGCTTTCGAACCGTGGTGGCATCCTCCCCTCGCTCGCCCCAGCCGGGACGAGCCAGCCCGCCGGGAAAGGATGAGGATGCGGCCATGCACCCGATCGTGCTCGAACTCCCCGTTCTGGGTTTCAAAGTCCACGGATACGGGCTGATGATGCTTCTGGGCTGCGCGTCGGCCCTGGGGATCGCCGTCTGGCGCGCCCGCCGCGAGGGCCTGAACACCGACGCCGTCTACGAGCTGGCGACCTGGCTGTTCCTCGGCGGGGTCGTCGGCGCGCGCGCCCTGTTCGTCGCCAGCCGTCCCGACCTGATCCAATCGCCCCTCGACCTGTTCCGAAGCTGGGAGGGGGGAAACGTCTTCTACGGCTGCATCATCGGCGGCCTGACGGGGACGCTCATCTACTGGCGACGGCACCCGTTCCCGTTCCTGCGCATGGCCGACGCCGTCGCCCCGGCGCTGGCGGTGGGGGTGTTTTTCGGGCGGCTCGGCTGCCACCTCAACGGCTGCTGCCACGGCGCGATCACGCAAGTCCCCTGGGGGATACAGTTTCCGGCCGGCTCGCACGCCTGGACCGCACACGTCGATGAAGGGCTGCTGGACCCCGGCGCGCCGTGGTCGCTGCCGGTGCATCCGACCCAGCTTTACGCCTCGCTGGCCGGCCTGGCGCTGCTGGTCGGCCTGCTGGCGTACATCCCGTTCCGTCGCCGCACGGGCGAGATGATGGCCTTGCTGATGATCGCCTACCCCATCACGCGGTGGCCGGTGGAAATCCTCCGCGGCGACGACCCGGGGATCATCGCGGGGATCACGATCTCGCAGCTCATCAGCCTGGGGCTGCTGGCGTCCGGCCTGATCGTCTGGAGCCGGCTCGGCCGCGAGTCCGCTCCCTCGACGACGCTCGTTCCCGCCCGGCCAGACCCGTTGAAGCTGCCGGGCTGAGAGTCGGTCAGCCGTCGGGCGGCCCGTTGTCGCGACGTCGGGCCTTGGTTTCGCTGTGCTTGCGCTTAGTATCAAGCCGTCGCTTCTGGGAGCCGAGGGTGGGCTTGGAGGGTCGGCGGAGCTTCGGCCGGATGCTGGCGGCGACGATCATCTCGACGAGGCGGTCGACGGCCTCGCGGCGGTTGGCCTCCTGGGTCCGCTTGGCGCGGGCGTGGATCGTCAGGAAACCGTCGGCGCCGAGCTTTCGGCCCGCCATGCCGATCAGCCGGCGGCGGACGTCCTCGGGCAACGACGGCGAGCCCTTCAAGTCGAACCGCAGCCGGACGGCCGTCGACACCTTGTTGACGTTCTGCCCGCCCGGGCCGCCGGCCCGGATGAACTCGAAATCGAGCTCGGCGTCGTCAAGCGTCACGCGATCATTGACCACGATCATGGCGAAAAATCCAAACTCCCGAGGCGTCGACGGATGGGTGGCGCGGGTTCGGCTCGCCCGCCCCCGTGGGGCAAGGCTCGTCCGTAGAGTTTACACCAATTGACGCCCGGAAATCGCCGGCCGTCGTCAGGGCTTCGAATCGATTCCCCAACCGCGCGGGGGCGTGGAAACAGCGAAGCCTCGCGAGACCTTCACGCAATCTTCATGATGAAAGCTTATCATTGGGGGGCGATAGGGAGTACGATTCGAGTTCCCGCGAGCGAGCGAAGGTCGTCGCCTCTCGTCTGGAATCATTATATGGAACGAGGACTTCCGTTCATGCGGTTTTATCGAATGACGCTCTCGGCCGTCGGGCTGGGCCTGGCGTGCGCGGTCGGCGGCGGATGCGGCGGCGGCGGTGAAGGCGTCGACGGCCTGACGCCGTCGGCCTCGATCATCATCGACGGGTCGAGCACGGTGTTCCGGATCAGCAAGGCCGCGCAAGAGGGCTTCAGCGCGGTCGAGCCCGAAGTCACGGTGGTCGTCGACAACCACGGCACGGGGGGCGGCTTCGGCCGTTACCTTCAGGGCGAGGTCGACATCGTCGACGCCTCGCGCGACGCCAAGCCGGATGAAGAAGCGAAGTCCAAGAGCCAGGGCATCGAGTGGACCCGGTTCCTCGTCGGCTACGACGGGATCACGCTGGCGATCAACCCCAAGAACACGTTCGTGAAGTCGCTGACGGTCGAGCAGCTCAAGAAGCTGTGGGCCGCCGGGTCGACGATCAAGACGTGGAAAGACCTCGACCCGTCGTGGCCGGACCAGAAGATCGTCCTCTACTCGCCCGACAACGACTCGGGGACGTTCGAGTTCTTCGTCGAGGCGATCCTCGGCAAGGGGACGCACCAGCGCGACGGCGTGCAGCAAAGCTCGGACGACAACATTCTGGTCAACGGCGTCGCCAGCGACCCCGACGGGCTCGGCTACTTCGGCTACGCCTACTACGCGTCCAACAAGGATCGGCTCGGCTGCCTGGCGGTCCAGGCCGGCCCCGACGCCAAGCCGGTCGCGCCGAACCCGGAGAGCATCGCCGACAAGTCGTACACGCCGCTGTCGCGTCCGCTCTACATCTTCGTGAAGAATTCGGCCTCGCGGCGGCCGGAAGTGGCCAAGTTCCTCAAATACTACCTTGACAACGTCGAGACGCTCGCCCAGAAGGGGGGCTACGATCCGCCGACCCCCGAGGACGTCGCGGCCGACCGCCAGGCCCTCGCCAAGTTGGCCCCCCAGGGCGACGGCGGCGAACCGACGCCGGCGAAGACTCCATGACACCCGACTCGGCGGAGGCTCGCTTGTCCGTCTCTCCTTCCCAGGACGACCTCTGGCCCGGCCATTCTCGGTTCTCGGGCTTCCTCGAGGTCTTCGTCGGCCTGGTGCTGGGCCTTTGCGCCCTGGTGTCGGTGCTCACGACGATCGGTATCGTCGTGGTGCTCAGCGTCCAGACGGTGGAGTTCTTCGTGCACGCCAAGATCGGCGTGGCCGACTTCCTGCTCGGGACCGAGCTGAAGCCCGACGCCTCGCCCCCCCGGTTCGGCATCCTGCCGCTGGTCTGGGGGACGTTCGTGATCGCCTTCGGGTCGTCGTGCATCGCCCTGCCGCTGGGCCTGATGAGCGCGATCTACCTGAGCGAGTACGCGCCGCGCGCGGTCCGGGCGGTGCTCAAGCCGTCGCTCGAACTGCTGGCGGGCGTGCCGACGATCGTCTACGGCTACCTCGCCTTGCTGCTGGTGACGCCGGTGCTCAAGGCGGTGTTCGAGCCGCTCGGCTTCCGGGTCGAGCAGTTCAACGCGCTGAGCGCCTGCATCGT contains:
- a CDS encoding type II toxin-antitoxin system ParD family antitoxin, with amino-acid sequence MNSISGGSTMPTRNVNLTDHYDHLVANLVASGRYKNASEVMRAGLRLLEQESREDEEKLNVLRSLASEAFSSLDRGEGTRLEGDQQLADFIGGLGRRAADRCARGAGGQ
- a CDS encoding IS110 family transposase; this encodes MDIVHDRCAGLDVHKKTVVACVRHINPDGSVASVVHTFGTMTADLLALADWLDAHGVREVAMESTGVYWKPIFHILEGRFNVMLVNAGRLKQVPGRKTDVKDAEWIAQLLQHGLLSPSFIPKPEIRELRDLTRQRTELVRDRAAVANRLQKTLEDANVKLGSVASDVLGASGRDMIRAMIDGQDDPEKLADLAKQRLRGKIPELRRALLGRVTDHHRFVLRLLTDQIDALERLIERLDERIDEAMRPFDEAAGRLQGIPGVGDRAAEVIVGEIGPDVESFPTAGHLCSWAGLCPGNDQSAGKRRSGKTTKGSPWLRSLLVQSAWSASHAKNTAFSICYRRWVPRLGKKKALIAVAHKILVVIWHLLKNGADYRERQLPAPAA
- a CDS encoding molybdopterin-dependent oxidoreductase; protein product: MPSDFTDSSDHSDCTSEPPSSGRSFDRRAFLKSGCAGVVAGRLATAGCVLADEAPQAADHRLIVRTERPLNLESPSASLDSWLTPSEEFFVRSHHGAPAVGLSPWEIAVEGLVERPLALSLDALLDLDSTTRQAVLQCAGNGRALFRPRMPGTPWERGAVGHAEWSGVSLASLLRKAGLKPGAAHVHLIGGDVPPNPKSPAFVRSVPIEAAIDAGALIAVRMNGEPLPVLHGGPARMVVPGWAANNWTKWIRKIIVSAEESQAFFMKTGYRLARHPVPRASIPTPRTSPP
- a CDS encoding c-type cytochrome codes for the protein MKLSAVLAVVPVVGLLLPPVASHCRSAVQDQKAAQDATPKTADKDDEEDDEAAYREVLAKRAIQENCLICHEAGMYTNQRLTPAQWKAEIDKMVSWGAPLPPQDQQGVIDHLAKTYRDVDPAVPPGRVTLATINSLEIPRPGTAPGPDAGDPAAGAELYKTNCANCHGPTALGGDLGPSLAGRAVLNSRKAYDEAVHKGVRKMPAFDKVLNASQQHDVFAWLLQVKP
- a CDS encoding ROK family protein, translated to MAGLDGGPLVVGVDLGGTKILAGVVSADNRILGRGKRTTPAKDGGPAILQAMTECVDEALVQAGVSRDAIAAGGIGSPGPLDVHTGVILFSANLNVKNYPIGPELAAVLDAPVVVRNDVRVGGYGEFVLGAGRGYRNVISAFVGTGIGGCIIVDGRIVTGSTENAGEIGHIIIKAGGPKCGCGQRGCMEALSSKTAIAGRVAKAVKKKTPTVLGAKMARKGGRLKSGDLAEAVADNDSVAVREVRRAAHFLGLGLGGLVNVLGPEIVIIGGGVAQALGDSWLDLVRVSARRQILTDPEGKIQIVRASLGDDAAVLGAALMARESLLQS
- the ftsH gene encoding ATP-dependent zinc metalloprotease FtsH, translating into MSTTNRFSIHDRRGRRNLVAAVAGAALVVALAVGTFVLLQPQVQNLSYGQFRKRLAEGSVGSARVGPTSIAGRLAERDSGGRAVRYQVSRVGMEHDEDLIRLLEAHVPGGDYDAEAGPSSIQTMAAPAIMFLLTIAFLSIILVRSGGFGSALAFSKSRPRVYGDDEARVTFDSVAGHEEVVDELREVVDFLRTPDKFQSLGGRIPKGVLLIGAPGTGKTLLARAVAGEAGVPFFSLSGSDFVELFVGVGAARVRSLFARAQAKAPCLIFIDELDAIGKARSAGGSGGHDERDQTLNQLLVEMDGFDANRGVILLAATNRPETLDPALVRPGRFDRQVVVDRPDLVGREQILKVHARVVPLADGLNLRQIAAMTPGFVGADLANLVNEAALLAARRGKDQVGQPEFEEGIERLIAGPEKRQRLLRPDEKERIAFHEAGHALVARSLPGTDPVHKVSIVGRGAGALGYTLYRPEDDRFLHTRTSLEHAVCSLLGGTLAEEIALGESSDGCTSDLTRATRIVRRMVLEFGMSPVMGRQSYGRDPSDPSAAGGPELACSEQTAREIDLEVRRILDEALAKARRILVERQATLERIARRLIDRETIGAVELAEILAAETAADAPASN